The sequence below is a genomic window from Anaerohalosphaeraceae bacterium.
GAGCGCGTCTGAAAATCCTCCCGCCGAACTGATGGAACTGCCGGCTTCGCCGTCGGACTCGGCCGCCCAGTAGCCGGACGACCATGGACGAGGAATATCCTCTTTCAGAAAACATCTCCGAATCGGAGACAGACGAGCTAACCGAACAGTCGGACGACGCGGAAGAGCTGGTCGGAGAGCGCCTTCGGTTTCGCGTGGGTTCGAATCTGAAGTTTCGCCGGCTGGATAAGTATCTGTGCGGGCGATTCAGTAATTTCAGCCGCACCCGCCTGCAGAAACTCATCAAAGAACAGGGAGTCAATGTCAACGGCCGGCCCGCCAAACCCAGCTATCAGCTTCGAGCCGGCGATGAAATCGATTTGATTCTGCCGCCGCGGCCCATCCGCGAGCTGATTCCGGAGAATATTCCGCTGGATGTGCTCTATGAAGATGAATATCTGATTGTGATTAACAAGCAGGCCGATCTGATTGTCCATCCCGCCCGCGGCTACAAACACGGCACACTCGTTAACGCCCTGGTCTATCACTATCAGAAACTCTCCAAAGGCAGTGATGACTGGCGGCCGGGCATCGTTCATCGCCTCGACCGCAACACCACCGGCGTTCTGGTTGTGGCCAAAGACGACACGTCCCACTGGAAACTGTCCCGCCAGTTTGCCGACCGAAAGACCCGCAAGACCTACCTGGCCATTGTGCACGGCACGCCGGCCCTGCGGGCCGACTGCATCAACCAGCCGCTCGGCGTGCATCCATTTATCCGGGAGAAGTTTGCCATCCGCCCGGACATCGGCAAAGAAGCGATAACAATCTACGAAGTGCTGGAGGCCTTTCGCGGGTACAGTCTGCTCAAACTCGATTTAAAAACCGGCCGCACCCACCAGATTCGCGTGCATCTGTCCTGGATGAAGCACCCGATTGTGGCCGATGACCTTTACGGCGGCAAGGTCGTCTATCCCTGGCAGATTGAAGACCGCCAGCCGGCGCCGGAAAGCCCGCTGATGGCCCGCACGGCCCTCCACGCCTGGAGACTGGAACTGACACACCCGGCCACGGGTGAGCCGATGACCTTTGAGGCCCCGCTGCCGGCGGATATGCAGACCTTCCTTGATGCCCTCCGAAAATACCGCCGAATAGATGCCTAATCTACGGGCCGGGGGCGCGGTACATCAGTTTAAAGCGGGCACCGTTGCTCGGAATCAGCAAGCGGGTTGTGGAGGTGTGCATCGCCCAGTGCCAGTCTTCGCCGGAACCGCCCTCCAGGCCGACATCCAAATCACACGTGTAGGTCCCGCGAACCACAAGCCCTGTGCCGGTGGAATAGATTGTTCCGTCGGCATTGTACGTCGTCCAGCCAATAGTCAGCCGGTGGTTGCTTTCCGGCTCGTATTTTTCCACGATGAATTTGCCGTAACGGCCGCTGTTGGTGATATAGGCGAAGTATGTTCCGGGCCAGAACTGGCTGCCGTCCGAACCGTAAATCGGCGAAGCGGACAGCTGGGCATCCATTGCTGCAATCTCCGCACGTCCCAGCGCTCCATATCCTTCCCACAGCCAGTCGTCCGTCCACATCTCTACGTCCGTCAAATCAACCCCGCCTGAATAATCTAAATCCGTCAGGCCGCACCAGCCGGGCGGCGTGCAGTCTGCGCGGAGCCATCTTTGAGCCAGCCGGGCGAAATCTTCCAGATTCACCCGATAATCGCGGACAAAGTCGGAAGGACTTAAATCTGTGTAAAAGCCGGCGATTCGGAAATTGTAATCCCACGTGGTGGGGCTCCATAAGCTCCAGGTTTTCATATCATAAGGTGCCGCGGAGCTGCTGAGCGAATACCCCTGACTGTCCGGCCACGGGTTATCTGTGCGGGCGGCAATCGAAGAGGACAGATTGTTCAGATGGCCGTCCAGAACATACGAGGTGAAAATATAGGTTTTCTGTCCCCACAAATCCATGTTGACCGGGAAGAAAACCCATCCGCCGTTAAACGACGCGGGGACATCTTTTGTCACCGTTTTGATAATCGTCCCGTCCGCAGCCCGCACATCCAGCACCAGCGTGACGGCATGGCCTGTACCGGTCGGATTATAGAAATAGTCAAACCGGTCGGTGAATTGGAAACCTGCATAGGCGACCTGTGCACTGCGGGGTAGGACGATGCTTTGTCCGCAGCCGACATTTCGAGGCGTCCAGTCCGGTCGGTCATCGCCGCCGAACCAGCCCTGGGCATTGTAGGTTTCTTCTTTCCGTTCAAATTCATACACCGTCAGGGAATGAGGTCCCCGGATGTTGTTGTTCTCA
It includes:
- a CDS encoding RluA family pseudouridine synthase, with translation MDEEYPLSENISESETDELTEQSDDAEELVGERLRFRVGSNLKFRRLDKYLCGRFSNFSRTRLQKLIKEQGVNVNGRPAKPSYQLRAGDEIDLILPPRPIRELIPENIPLDVLYEDEYLIVINKQADLIVHPARGYKHGTLVNALVYHYQKLSKGSDDWRPGIVHRLDRNTTGVLVVAKDDTSHWKLSRQFADRKTRKTYLAIVHGTPALRADCINQPLGVHPFIREKFAIRPDIGKEAITIYEVLEAFRGYSLLKLDLKTGRTHQIRVHLSWMKHPIVADDLYGGKVVYPWQIEDRQPAPESPLMARTALHAWRLELTHPATGEPMTFEAPLPADMQTFLDALRKYRRIDA